One Curtobacterium sp. MCLR17_007 DNA window includes the following coding sequences:
- a CDS encoding PspA/IM30 family protein yields MAKQTIFGRISSLVRANVNQLIDNAEDPQLMLDQLVRDYTNNIADAKSAIAQTIGNLRLLEQDNEEDVRAAQEWGQKAANASTAADKYRTEGKASDADKFDNLAKIAIGKQIAAEQEVKDNATPLATQNEQVEKLKQGLAGMEEKLQELKSKRDSLVARSKTAEAQSKVNDALGNIDITDPTSDLNRFEEKVRREEAKVIGQQELQSSSLDAQFESLEDVGKDAEVEARLAALKSGGSSSL; encoded by the coding sequence ATGGCAAAGCAGACGATCTTCGGTCGTATCTCCTCGCTCGTCCGGGCGAACGTCAACCAGCTCATCGACAACGCTGAGGACCCGCAGTTGATGCTGGACCAGCTCGTGCGCGACTACACGAACAACATCGCGGACGCCAAGAGCGCCATCGCCCAGACGATCGGCAACCTCCGCCTGCTCGAGCAGGACAACGAAGAGGACGTCCGCGCCGCACAGGAGTGGGGCCAGAAGGCCGCGAACGCGTCGACGGCGGCGGACAAGTACCGCACCGAGGGCAAGGCGAGTGACGCGGACAAGTTCGACAACCTGGCGAAGATCGCGATCGGCAAGCAGATCGCGGCCGAACAAGAGGTGAAGGACAACGCGACGCCGCTCGCCACGCAGAACGAGCAGGTCGAGAAGCTCAAGCAGGGCCTGGCGGGCATGGAGGAGAAGCTCCAGGAGCTGAAGTCCAAGCGCGACAGCCTCGTCGCCCGCTCCAAGACCGCCGAGGCCCAGTCGAAGGTCAACGACGCACTCGGCAACATCGACATCACCGACCCGACGAGCGACCTCAACCGCTTCGAGGAGAAGGTCCGTCGCGAAGAGGCGAAGGTCATCGGGCAGCAGGAACTGCAGTCGTCGAGCCTCGACGCCCAGTTCGAGTCGCTCGAGGACGTGGGCAAGGACGCCGAGGTCGAGGCCCGACTCGCGGCACTGAAGTCCGGCGGGTCGTCCTCGCTCTGA
- a CDS encoding arginase family protein, with the protein MQFLVVGQWQGSASSRAMRLGDGAAAIAADLPRTATTVINVPTGAGDRLETAVARYTSVLQVAERVAEEVSIASEPVLVIGGDGASALGGSVALGPRTAFVRISGSSGYRSLNRAQPVAAETAALRILVDRADDLFTALPVVPAASVVLAGTRGVEDAETNAVTRAGIRSLDVDAATPDAISAAVDATGADSVYVHVDLDVLDPSEVDGLLEPVPFGLDGAALVERIQAATRGRRLVGAALTGFAPVSPDRAVDDMGVILRAVGALTAASRVS; encoded by the coding sequence ATGCAGTTCCTCGTCGTCGGTCAGTGGCAGGGTTCGGCGTCGTCGCGCGCGATGCGCCTCGGCGACGGAGCCGCCGCCATAGCAGCCGATCTCCCCCGCACCGCGACCACCGTCATCAACGTCCCGACGGGCGCGGGTGACCGGCTCGAGACCGCGGTGGCCCGGTACACGTCCGTGCTGCAGGTCGCAGAACGCGTGGCAGAAGAGGTGTCGATCGCCTCGGAGCCGGTCCTGGTGATCGGTGGCGACGGAGCGAGTGCCCTGGGCGGCAGCGTCGCGCTGGGGCCGCGGACGGCCTTCGTCCGCATCTCCGGGTCGAGCGGCTACCGGTCGCTGAACCGCGCCCAGCCCGTCGCCGCCGAGACCGCCGCGCTCCGCATCCTCGTCGACCGGGCGGACGACCTGTTCACCGCGCTGCCGGTGGTCCCAGCGGCATCGGTCGTCCTCGCCGGAACCCGCGGGGTCGAGGACGCCGAGACCAACGCCGTCACCCGTGCGGGCATCCGCTCACTCGACGTCGACGCTGCAACGCCGGACGCGATCTCCGCAGCGGTCGACGCGACCGGGGCCGACTCCGTTTACGTGCACGTCGACCTCGACGTGCTCGACCCGTCCGAGGTGGACGGCCTGCTCGAACCCGTGCCGTTCGGCCTCGACGGCGCCGCCCTGGTCGAGCGCATCCAGGCCGCGACGCGCGGGCGACGCCTGGTCGGCGCGGCACTGACGGGGTTCGCACCCGTCAGCCCGGACCGTGCGGTCGACGACATGGGGGTCATCCTCCGGGCGGTGGGTGCACTGACCGCGGCCTCGCGGGTGTCCTGA
- a CDS encoding NAD(P)/FAD-dependent oxidoreductase, whose amino-acid sequence MTDYDLIVIGAGAVGENVADYAHKRGLSVAVVEAELVGGECSYWACMPSKALLRSGHALAAAKRLDGAKQAVTGPLDAAAVLARRTSFTSDWDDSSQVAWLESADIALLRGHARITAPKTLEVTSPDGDVATHTARAAIAVVTGSLHTLPDVPGLSDAAPWGTREGTSAKTVPESLLVIGGGVAGTELATAWASLGAKVTIVARHGLLGGMEPFAGELVADAMRESGIDVRLGVNPTRVDRDEHGLVTTTLDDGSTVITSEVLAATGRAAHTKDLGLESVGLTAGDWLDVDDTMLVTGTDWLYAVGDVNHRVLLTHQGKYQARAAGEAIAARHQGTPLHTEPWGAHVATADHAAAPQVTFTDPEVASVGLTEARARQQGINVRVVEYELGNIAGAALQADGYVGRANMVVDEDRKVVVGMTFVGQDVAEMLQAATIAVVAEVPLDRLWHAVPAYPTMNEIWLRLLETYGRPE is encoded by the coding sequence ATGACGGACTACGACCTCATCGTGATCGGCGCCGGAGCAGTCGGCGAGAACGTGGCGGACTACGCCCACAAGCGCGGCCTCTCGGTCGCGGTCGTCGAGGCGGAGCTGGTGGGCGGTGAATGCTCCTACTGGGCGTGCATGCCCTCCAAGGCCCTCCTGCGCAGCGGACACGCCCTGGCCGCGGCGAAGCGGCTCGACGGTGCGAAGCAGGCCGTGACCGGTCCGCTCGACGCCGCCGCGGTGCTCGCACGTCGTACTTCGTTCACGAGCGACTGGGACGACTCCAGCCAGGTCGCCTGGCTCGAGTCCGCCGACATCGCCCTCCTCCGTGGCCACGCGCGGATCACCGCACCGAAGACCCTCGAGGTCACCAGCCCCGACGGCGACGTCGCGACCCACACCGCCCGCGCCGCGATCGCCGTGGTCACCGGCTCGCTGCACACGCTCCCCGACGTCCCCGGCCTGTCCGACGCGGCACCGTGGGGTACGCGCGAGGGCACGAGCGCGAAGACCGTCCCCGAGAGCCTGCTCGTCATCGGCGGCGGTGTCGCGGGCACCGAGCTCGCCACCGCATGGGCATCCCTCGGTGCGAAGGTCACGATCGTCGCGCGGCACGGACTGCTGGGCGGCATGGAGCCGTTCGCGGGCGAACTCGTCGCCGACGCCATGCGGGAGTCCGGCATCGACGTCCGGCTCGGGGTCAACCCGACCCGCGTCGACCGCGACGAGCACGGCCTGGTGACGACGACGCTCGACGACGGCTCGACCGTGATCACCAGCGAGGTCCTCGCCGCCACCGGTCGCGCCGCGCACACGAAGGACCTCGGGCTCGAGTCCGTCGGCCTGACCGCTGGTGACTGGCTCGACGTCGACGACACCATGCTCGTCACCGGCACCGACTGGCTGTACGCCGTCGGCGACGTGAACCACCGCGTGCTGCTCACCCACCAGGGCAAGTACCAGGCTCGCGCCGCGGGCGAGGCCATCGCCGCGCGGCACCAGGGCACGCCACTGCACACCGAGCCGTGGGGAGCGCACGTCGCGACCGCGGACCACGCCGCTGCTCCGCAGGTCACCTTCACCGACCCCGAGGTCGCGAGCGTCGGCCTCACCGAGGCGAGGGCCCGGCAGCAGGGGATCAACGTCCGCGTGGTCGAGTACGAACTCGGCAACATCGCCGGAGCCGCACTGCAGGCCGACGGCTACGTGGGTCGCGCCAACATGGTCGTCGACGAGGACCGCAAGGTCGTGGTCGGCATGACCTTCGTCGGCCAGGACGTCGCCGAGATGCTGCAGGCAGCGACGATCGCCGTGGTCGCCGAGGTCCCCCTCGACCGGCTGTGGCACGCCGTCCCCGCCTACCCGACCATGAACGAGATCTGGCTGCGGCTGCTCGAGACCTACGGCCGTCCGGAGTAG
- a CDS encoding ABC transporter ATP-binding protein, with amino-acid sequence MTLAYDDRVVVDGLDVDIPDGELTVIVGPNACGKSTLLKALARTLTPSTGTVYLDGAPLSSYRPKAVARRVAMLPQTPIAPDGITVRDLVSRGRFPHQDLLHPTSGNDRAAVQKALVQTDTLALADRGVDELSGGQRQRVWIAMVLAQETGIVLLDEPTTFLDIAHQYDVLELAASLHAAGRTVVAVLHDLNQAARYATHVIAMRAGEIVAQGPPAAVLTAELVEDVFGLPCVVVADPETGTPLVVPRRARP; translated from the coding sequence CTGACGCTCGCCTACGACGACCGTGTCGTCGTCGACGGTCTCGACGTGGACATCCCCGACGGCGAGCTGACCGTCATCGTCGGCCCGAACGCGTGCGGCAAGTCGACGCTGCTCAAGGCGCTCGCCCGGACGCTGACGCCGTCCACGGGCACCGTCTACCTCGACGGGGCGCCGCTGTCGTCGTACCGCCCGAAGGCCGTCGCACGCCGGGTGGCCATGCTGCCGCAGACCCCGATCGCCCCCGACGGCATCACGGTCCGCGACCTGGTGTCCCGGGGACGCTTCCCGCACCAGGACCTGCTGCACCCCACCAGCGGCAACGACCGTGCCGCGGTCCAGAAGGCGCTCGTGCAGACGGACACCCTGGCGCTGGCCGACCGCGGCGTCGACGAGTTGTCCGGCGGGCAGCGACAGCGCGTGTGGATCGCGATGGTCCTGGCGCAGGAGACCGGGATCGTGCTGCTCGACGAACCGACGACCTTCCTCGACATCGCGCACCAGTACGACGTGCTCGAGCTGGCGGCGTCGTTGCACGCCGCCGGCCGCACGGTGGTCGCGGTGCTGCACGACCTGAACCAGGCGGCGCGCTACGCGACGCACGTCATCGCGATGCGGGCGGGGGAGATCGTGGCGCAGGGGCCGCCGGCCGCCGTCCTGACGGCCGAGCTCGTCGAGGACGTGTTCGGGCTGCCGTGCGTCGTCGTCGCCGACCCGGAGACCGGCACCCCGCTCGTCGTGCCCCGCCGCGCGCGCCCTTGA
- a CDS encoding siderophore-interacting protein: MAARYRVFSVRVAAVVSLTPAFVRVTLSGDDLGQFSSVGLDQRIKVVLPIPGHGFTDLPDGADWYGAWRALPDDTRNPLRTYTVRSFRPDAHELDIDFVAHGDTGPASRWVASCAVGDELRIVGPAVPSSPAELPSGAAEFAPGAANRILLAGDETAAPAICAILEALDVTTVGHVFIEVPTDADRLPVTAPAGVEVRWIARNGATHGARMTDHVHAWASRAVGDAGGVSGAGAAGRAVSGAADAGDALVDVDVDQQVLWDVPPASDAQLYAWIAGEAACVKELRRHLVRGVGLDRRQVAFMGYWRHGRAEN; encoded by the coding sequence GTGGCTGCCCGGTACCGTGTGTTCTCCGTCCGTGTGGCCGCCGTCGTGTCGCTCACCCCGGCCTTCGTGCGTGTGACGCTCTCCGGTGACGACCTCGGGCAGTTCTCCTCGGTGGGGCTCGATCAGCGGATCAAGGTCGTGCTGCCGATCCCGGGTCACGGGTTCACCGACCTGCCGGACGGCGCCGACTGGTACGGCGCCTGGCGTGCCCTGCCCGACGACACCCGCAACCCGCTGCGCACCTACACCGTCCGGTCGTTCCGCCCCGACGCACACGAGCTCGACATCGACTTCGTCGCACACGGCGACACCGGGCCCGCGTCGCGCTGGGTCGCGTCCTGCGCCGTCGGCGACGAGCTCCGGATCGTCGGCCCCGCAGTGCCGTCCTCGCCAGCGGAACTGCCGTCCGGTGCGGCGGAGTTCGCTCCCGGGGCGGCGAACCGGATCCTGCTCGCGGGGGACGAGACCGCCGCGCCGGCCATCTGCGCCATCCTCGAGGCCCTCGACGTCACGACGGTCGGCCACGTCTTCATCGAGGTCCCCACCGACGCCGACCGGCTGCCCGTCACGGCACCCGCGGGGGTCGAGGTCCGGTGGATCGCGCGCAACGGGGCGACGCACGGTGCCCGGATGACCGACCACGTGCACGCCTGGGCGTCGCGTGCGGTCGGTGATGCCGGCGGAGTGTCCGGTGCCGGTGCCGCTGGCCGTGCTGTGTCCGGTGCCGCTGACGCTGGGGACGCGCTGGTCGACGTCGATGTCGACCAGCAGGTCCTGTGGGACGTCCCGCCGGCCTCCGATGCGCAGCTCTACGCCTGGATCGCCGGCGAGGCGGCGTGTGTGAAGGAGCTCCGCCGGCACCTCGTGCGCGGCGTCGGCCTCGACCGTCGTCAGGTCGCGTTCATGGGCTACTGGCGGCACGGCAGGGCCGAGAACTGA
- a CDS encoding alpha/beta fold hydrolase has translation MLEPDDEFRDLADLARASGVTEPLRASRQDLPVDGHGAVSAIRWQDPADPGREARVTYLHGLGIDAHSFDQTALLVGEPAVALDLPGHGRSAWRDDADYAASATAPAVLAALDALAVPPGLLVGHSLGAILAARIAATAPERVTGLVLVDMSPDFAQRAVDRIARALETEEPFVDLDEVVDRAIEARVGDDRQVLLREARHTTRLGQDGRLVRRHHFPHLPAGRTSSVGRFADAWPDLESLDVPVLLVRGDRGYVSPKLERTFGERLRDAEIVTVEARHAVQTQAPHALAAAIREWASRHDLLHWGGETTVRR, from the coding sequence GTGCTCGAACCCGACGACGAATTCCGCGACCTGGCCGACCTCGCCCGCGCGAGCGGCGTGACGGAGCCGCTCCGGGCCTCCAGACAGGACCTGCCCGTCGACGGCCACGGTGCGGTCTCCGCGATCCGGTGGCAGGATCCTGCCGACCCCGGACGGGAGGCCCGGGTCACCTACCTGCACGGCCTCGGCATCGACGCCCACAGCTTCGACCAGACGGCCCTGCTCGTCGGCGAGCCCGCGGTCGCCCTCGACCTGCCCGGCCACGGCCGGTCCGCGTGGCGGGACGACGCCGACTACGCGGCGTCCGCGACGGCGCCCGCCGTCCTGGCCGCCCTCGACGCACTCGCGGTCCCGCCGGGGCTGCTGGTCGGGCACTCCCTCGGCGCGATCCTGGCCGCCCGGATCGCCGCGACCGCGCCCGAGCGCGTGACCGGCCTGGTGCTGGTCGACATGTCGCCGGACTTCGCCCAGCGCGCCGTGGACCGGATCGCCCGCGCGCTCGAGACCGAGGAGCCGTTCGTCGACCTGGACGAGGTCGTCGACCGGGCGATCGAGGCCCGGGTCGGCGACGACCGCCAGGTGCTGCTGCGCGAGGCACGGCACACGACACGGCTGGGGCAGGACGGCCGCCTGGTCCGCCGGCACCACTTCCCGCACCTGCCCGCCGGACGGACGTCCTCGGTGGGACGGTTCGCCGACGCCTGGCCCGACCTGGAGTCCCTCGACGTCCCGGTCCTGCTCGTCCGGGGCGACCGCGGGTACGTCTCCCCGAAGCTCGAGCGGACGTTCGGGGAACGGCTGCGCGACGCCGAGATCGTCACCGTCGAAGCACGGCACGCGGTGCAGACCCAGGCGCCGCACGCGCTGGCCGCCGCGATCCGGGAATGGGCGTCGCGTCACGATTTGTTGCACTGGGGCGGAGAAACCACGGTGCGCCGGTAG
- a CDS encoding ABC transporter substrate-binding protein — MSPLLPRRSVSPGGRRGLRTALVATAVAVAAAVALSGCSGSSTPTGGNDATVRVGLVLEPTSLDIRTQSGAALDQVLIDNVYQGLVGRTADGDVRDVLAASHEISSDGLTYTFTLRKGITFQDGKPVTAADVVWSLEQVKGNASYVDSAKLAGLTSITAPSDGVVRLTLGKPDSDLLFNLTGRSGLVLEKAATNDLSDTANGTGPFKVSSWKQGDALTFVRNSGYWGTKAKVAKIVFRYITDPSTAVNAMANGDLDVLNPVDGTLKSQLQGNGDVTLHSGKTTDKYTLAFNDQKAPFTDKRVRQAIRQAIDPKALIKAIGGTGVEQGGPIPELDPGYEDLTDIDAYDPSNAKKLLAAAGQRDLQLTLTYANVYPATIGDVLKSQLADVGITLKVERVDFATWLSSVFQAPASGTRDFDLSMVDHVEARDFGNWANPDYYFGYDNQQVQDLYASSIATTSADEKAADLRKAARIVSEDAAGEWLYTATEITAVRSGVTGFPVDGGNSRLDLAKLAVS, encoded by the coding sequence ATGAGCCCGCTCCTCCCCCGTCGATCCGTCAGCCCGGGGGGCCGTCGGGGCCTCCGGACGGCGCTGGTCGCGACCGCGGTCGCCGTCGCAGCGGCCGTCGCCCTGAGCGGCTGCAGCGGCTCGTCGACCCCGACCGGCGGCAACGACGCCACCGTGCGCGTGGGCCTGGTGCTCGAGCCGACCAGCCTCGACATCCGCACCCAGTCCGGCGCCGCGCTCGACCAGGTGCTCATCGACAACGTGTACCAGGGGCTCGTCGGTCGCACGGCGGACGGCGACGTGCGCGACGTGCTCGCGGCCTCGCACGAGATCTCGAGCGACGGCCTGACGTACACGTTCACGCTGCGCAAGGGCATCACCTTCCAGGACGGCAAGCCCGTCACCGCCGCCGACGTGGTCTGGTCGCTCGAGCAGGTCAAGGGCAACGCCTCGTACGTCGACTCCGCCAAGCTCGCTGGCCTGACGTCGATCACCGCACCCTCGGACGGTGTCGTCCGGCTCACGCTCGGCAAGCCGGACTCCGACCTGCTGTTCAACCTGACCGGCCGTTCCGGGCTCGTGCTCGAGAAGGCCGCCACGAACGACCTGTCCGACACCGCGAACGGCACCGGACCCTTCAAGGTCTCGTCCTGGAAGCAGGGCGACGCACTGACGTTCGTCCGCAACTCGGGGTACTGGGGCACGAAGGCGAAGGTCGCGAAGATCGTGTTCCGGTACATCACCGACCCGTCGACGGCCGTCAACGCGATGGCGAACGGCGACCTCGACGTGCTCAACCCCGTCGACGGCACGCTCAAGAGCCAGCTGCAGGGCAACGGCGACGTCACGCTGCACAGCGGCAAGACGACCGACAAGTACACGCTCGCGTTCAACGACCAGAAGGCGCCGTTCACCGACAAGCGGGTCCGTCAGGCCATCCGCCAGGCGATCGACCCGAAGGCGCTGATCAAGGCGATCGGTGGCACGGGCGTCGAGCAGGGCGGCCCGATCCCCGAGCTCGACCCCGGCTACGAGGACCTGACCGACATCGACGCCTACGACCCGTCGAACGCCAAGAAGCTCCTGGCGGCGGCCGGACAGCGGGACCTGCAGCTCACGCTGACGTACGCGAACGTCTACCCGGCGACGATCGGCGACGTGCTCAAGTCCCAGCTGGCCGACGTCGGCATCACCCTGAAGGTCGAGCGCGTCGACTTCGCCACCTGGCTGTCGAGCGTGTTCCAGGCGCCGGCGTCCGGAACCCGCGACTTCGACCTGTCGATGGTCGACCACGTCGAGGCGCGCGACTTCGGCAACTGGGCGAACCCCGACTACTACTTCGGCTACGACAACCAGCAGGTCCAGGACCTCTACGCGTCGTCCATCGCCACGACCTCGGCGGACGAGAAGGCGGCCGACCTGCGCAAGGCCGCGCGGATCGTGAGCGAGGACGCGGCCGGCGAGTGGCTCTACACCGCCACCGAGATCACCGCGGTCCGCTCGGGGGTGACCGGGTTCCCGGTCGACGGTGGGAACTCCCGCCTCGACCTGGCGAAGCTCGCCGTCTCCTAA
- a CDS encoding ABC transporter permease, protein MTRFLVGRLLLLVVGLLVASIIVFAVLRVLPGDVAQVVAGTQATPATVAQLRQQLGLDRPVVVQYLDWIGGVLHGDLGRSLVTRGPVAPEIAQKLAVTLPLAGMSLAAALVLGVPLGVLAAVLRRRASGAVITFVAQAVAAVPVVWAALLLVALIAVTLHWLPTQGFPLDGWSEPGRALSSLVLPAVTIGAVEGAVILRFTRSATLSVLDADHLRTAAAVGLTRTQALLRHGLGSVALTVLAVLGVQIAGLLVGAVVVEQVFSLPGVGRMLVTDVGRRDITKVQSELLVLTGLVLLVGFAVDVAHRALDPRQREAS, encoded by the coding sequence GTGACCCGGTTCCTCGTCGGGCGACTGCTGCTGCTCGTCGTCGGCCTGCTCGTGGCGAGCATCATCGTGTTCGCCGTCCTGCGCGTGCTCCCCGGCGACGTCGCCCAGGTCGTCGCCGGCACCCAGGCGACGCCCGCGACGGTCGCCCAGCTCCGGCAGCAGCTCGGCCTGGACCGTCCCGTCGTCGTGCAGTACCTCGACTGGATCGGCGGGGTGCTGCACGGCGACCTCGGGCGGTCCCTGGTGACCCGCGGCCCGGTCGCGCCGGAGATCGCGCAGAAGCTCGCGGTGACGCTCCCCCTGGCCGGCATGTCGCTCGCGGCGGCGCTGGTGCTCGGCGTCCCGCTCGGCGTCCTCGCTGCGGTGCTCCGCCGACGCGCGAGCGGTGCCGTCATCACGTTCGTCGCGCAGGCCGTCGCCGCGGTCCCGGTCGTGTGGGCCGCCCTGCTGCTCGTCGCGCTCATCGCCGTGACGCTGCACTGGCTGCCCACGCAGGGCTTCCCCCTCGACGGCTGGTCCGAGCCCGGGCGAGCGCTGTCGTCGCTCGTGCTGCCCGCGGTGACGATCGGTGCGGTCGAGGGTGCCGTCATCCTGCGGTTCACCCGCTCGGCGACCCTGTCCGTGCTCGACGCCGACCATCTGCGCACCGCCGCCGCCGTCGGGCTGACCCGCACGCAGGCGCTGCTGCGACACGGGCTCGGCTCGGTCGCACTCACCGTGCTCGCGGTCCTCGGCGTGCAGATCGCCGGCCTGCTGGTGGGCGCGGTGGTCGTCGAGCAGGTCTTCTCGCTCCCCGGGGTCGGCCGCATGCTCGTCACCGACGTCGGACGACGCGACATCACCAAGGTGCAGTCCGAGCTGCTCGTGCTGACCGGCCTCGTGCTGCTCGTCGGGTTCGCCGTCGACGTGGCGCACCGGGCCCTCGACCCCCGGCAGCGAGAGGCCTCGTGA
- a CDS encoding ABC transporter permease, producing MTGGSIRRLVARPTGAFAVVVLGLLVVLAAVSLVWTPQDPFRTDPFHQWDPPSAAHWFGTDAVGRDIASYLLAGTRTTVLVAVGSGVIASVVGILLTALGSLTARWVREGTAVLLDILVAFPTLLTAMLLTAVFGGSLGVVIVSVGLAFGVTIARVARGEIRRIARSDYVTAARASGVGPTGVLLRHLVPNAAPVFTVQLSLAMATAVLAEAGLSYLGYGAGSGTASWGSLLSDLQTYIGVHPWSATWPGAAIALVVMALSLLGDAVRDASDPRLATGDRARDARTAGDSARTAGDSARTAGESEVTA from the coding sequence ATGACCGGAGGCAGCATCCGCCGACTCGTCGCCCGACCGACCGGGGCCTTCGCCGTGGTCGTCCTCGGGCTGCTCGTGGTGCTCGCCGCGGTGTCGCTCGTCTGGACGCCGCAGGACCCGTTCCGCACGGACCCGTTCCACCAGTGGGACCCGCCGAGCGCCGCGCACTGGTTCGGCACCGACGCCGTCGGCCGGGACATCGCCAGCTACCTCCTCGCCGGCACCCGGACGACCGTGCTCGTCGCGGTCGGGTCCGGCGTGATCGCCAGCGTCGTCGGCATCCTGCTGACCGCCCTCGGGTCGCTCACCGCCCGCTGGGTGCGCGAGGGCACGGCCGTGCTGCTCGACATCCTGGTCGCGTTCCCGACGCTGCTGACCGCGATGCTGCTGACCGCCGTGTTCGGCGGGTCGCTCGGGGTCGTCATCGTCTCGGTCGGCCTGGCGTTCGGCGTGACGATCGCCCGGGTCGCCCGTGGCGAGATCCGCCGCATCGCCCGGAGCGACTACGTCACCGCGGCCAGGGCCTCGGGCGTCGGGCCGACCGGCGTGCTGCTGCGACACCTCGTGCCGAACGCCGCGCCGGTGTTCACCGTGCAGCTCTCGCTCGCGATGGCCACCGCCGTGCTGGCCGAGGCGGGGTTGTCCTACCTCGGCTACGGCGCCGGGTCGGGCACGGCGTCATGGGGCAGCCTGCTGTCCGACCTGCAGACCTACATCGGCGTGCACCCGTGGAGCGCGACCTGGCCGGGCGCCGCCATCGCCCTCGTCGTCATGGCGCTCTCGCTCCTCGGGGACGCCGTCCGCGACGCATCCGACCCGCGCCTGGCCACGGGCGACCGCGCCCGCGACGCCCGCACCGCGGGCGACAGCGCCCGCACCGCGGGCGACAGCGCCCGCACCGCGGGCGAGTCGGAGGTGACCGCGTGA
- a CDS encoding ABC transporter ATP-binding protein encodes MTADGSSSTGTTAAGTLEVRGLSVRIAGRTVLDDVSFTVPPGGRVGVIGASGSGKSMTSLALMGLEPTGADVSGSIRLDGQELVGLTDRQRAPFRGARMGMVFQEPATALDPLRRVGRQIAEPLRLHRGLDRRGADAAALDLAHAVGLPDPASLLRQYPHQLSGGQRQRICIAMALAGRPGLLIADEPTTALDVTTEARILDLFDGLDVSLVFVTHDLAVLARIADTVVVLDAGRVVETGTVADLLAAPGHPTTRALVDAARATARRAP; translated from the coding sequence GTGACCGCCGACGGCAGCAGCAGCACGGGCACGACCGCCGCCGGCACGCTCGAGGTGCGCGGACTGTCGGTCCGCATCGCGGGGCGGACCGTCCTGGACGACGTGTCCTTCACCGTGCCTCCCGGCGGTCGTGTCGGCGTGATCGGGGCCTCCGGGTCCGGCAAGTCGATGACCTCGCTCGCCCTGATGGGGCTCGAGCCGACCGGCGCCGACGTGTCGGGCAGCATCCGACTCGACGGCCAGGAGCTGGTCGGGCTGACCGACCGGCAGCGCGCGCCGTTCCGCGGCGCACGGATGGGGATGGTGTTCCAGGAGCCGGCGACCGCACTCGACCCCCTGCGTCGCGTGGGACGCCAGATCGCCGAGCCGCTCCGGCTGCACCGTGGGCTCGACCGTCGGGGCGCCGACGCCGCGGCGCTCGACCTCGCCCACGCCGTCGGGCTGCCCGACCCGGCGTCGCTGCTCCGCCAGTACCCGCACCAGCTGTCGGGTGGGCAGCGGCAGCGGATCTGCATCGCGATGGCACTCGCCGGGCGGCCCGGGCTGCTCATCGCCGACGAGCCCACGACGGCGCTCGACGTGACGACCGAGGCGCGCATCCTCGACCTGTTCGACGGACTCGACGTGTCGCTCGTGTTCGTCACGCACGACCTGGCCGTCCTGGCCCGGATCGCCGACACGGTGGTGGTGCTCGATGCCGGCCGCGTGGTCGAGACCGGGACGGTGGCGGACCTGCTGGCCGCCCCGGGACACCCGACGACCCGCGCGCTCGTCGACGCGGCACGCGCCACCGCCAGGAGGGCACCGTGA
- a CDS encoding dipeptide/oligopeptide/nickel ABC transporter ATP-binding protein, whose translation MTALEAVGLHRTYRLPRRGPFEPGPVRTAVDGVDLTVATGARLGIVGESGSGKSTLVRLLAGLEAPSAGTVTADGRPVVASGSAAAMRWFRRETGVVFQDPYGSLDPRMRVGAIVAEPLRALRIPGVHASMVASALSRVDLPADAVDRYPHEFSGGQRQRIAIARAVVHGPAILFGDEPMSALDVVVRARVIELLESLAGSLGLTMVLVSHDIGVVQRLCDTVAVMAAGRVVEHGPVSLLDAPTHPVTRALVAAAPTLP comes from the coding sequence GTGACCGCACTCGAGGCCGTCGGCCTGCACCGCACCTACCGGCTCCCCCGCCGAGGCCCCTTCGAACCCGGTCCGGTCCGCACCGCCGTCGACGGCGTCGACCTGACGGTCGCCACCGGCGCGCGGCTCGGGATCGTCGGCGAGTCCGGCTCCGGCAAGTCGACGCTCGTCCGTCTGCTGGCCGGACTGGAGGCCCCCAGTGCGGGGACCGTGACCGCCGACGGCCGTCCCGTGGTCGCGTCCGGGTCCGCCGCCGCGATGCGCTGGTTCCGTCGCGAGACCGGGGTGGTCTTCCAGGACCCGTACGGGTCCCTCGATCCGCGGATGCGTGTCGGCGCGATCGTCGCCGAGCCGCTGCGGGCCCTGCGGATCCCGGGCGTGCACGCGTCGATGGTGGCGTCGGCGCTGTCGCGCGTGGACCTGCCGGCCGATGCCGTGGACCGGTACCCGCACGAGTTCTCCGGCGGGCAGCGCCAGCGCATCGCGATCGCGCGCGCGGTCGTGCACGGGCCGGCGATCCTGTTCGGGGACGAACCGATGAGCGCGCTCGACGTGGTGGTCCGCGCGCGGGTCATCGAACTGCTGGAGTCCCTGGCTGGCTCGCTCGGATTGACGATGGTGCTCGTGTCGCACGACATCGGCGTCGTGCAGCGGCTGTGCGACACCGTCGCCGTGATGGCGGCAGGGCGGGTCGTCGAACACGGCCCGGTGTCCCTGCTCGACGCACCGACGCACCCCGTCACGAGGGCGTTGGTCGCTGCGGCACCAACGCTCCCCTAG